From the genome of Phyllostomus discolor isolate MPI-MPIP mPhyDis1 chromosome 12, mPhyDis1.pri.v3, whole genome shotgun sequence, one region includes:
- the LOC114511499 gene encoding cytochrome c oxidase subunit 7A1, mitochondrial isoform X1 — translation MRALKVSQALIRSFSSTARNRLENRVAEKQKLFQADNDLPVHLKGGGTDNILYRLTMALCLGGECKAGLRLSCMRLALAGVGKGASSRTGV, via the exons ATGAGGGCCTTGAAG GTTTCCCAGGCATTGATTCGCTCCTTCAGTTCAACCGCCCGGAACCGCTTGGAGAACCGAGTGGCCGAGAAACAGAAACTCTTCCAG GCGGACAATGACCTCCCCGTGCACTTGAAGGGTGGGGGAACCGACAACATTCTCTACCGACTCACCATGGCGCTGTGTCTTGGAGGTGAGTGCAAAGCTGGACTCAGGCTGAGCTGCATGAGGCTGGCTCTAGCTGGAGTAGGGAAAGGGGCTAGTTCTCGGACTGGGGTTTAG
- the LOC114511499 gene encoding cytochrome c oxidase subunit 7A1, mitochondrial isoform X2 — protein MRALKVSQALIRSFSSTARNRLENRVAEKQKLFQADNDLPVHLKGGGTDNILYRLTMALCLGGTIYSLYCLGWASFPHKK, from the exons ATGAGGGCCTTGAAG GTTTCCCAGGCATTGATTCGCTCCTTCAGTTCAACCGCCCGGAACCGCTTGGAGAACCGAGTGGCCGAGAAACAGAAACTCTTCCAG GCGGACAATGACCTCCCCGTGCACTTGAAGGGTGGGGGAACCGACAACATTCTCTACCGACTCACCATGGCGCTGTGTCTTGGAG GCACCATCTACAGTCTGTATTGTCTTGGCTGGGCTTCCTTCCCCCATAAGAAGTGA